One genomic segment of Paraburkholderia caffeinilytica includes these proteins:
- a CDS encoding cupin domain-containing protein, giving the protein MSQDHEHPHYKDEQAPAPIDWREHGVKVIKGDQLDSNTAQTPGMNRAAAINAARVGAQKLWAGTVTIHPNAKTGAHHHGALESVIYVVRGQARMRWGEHLEFTAEAGPGDFIFVPPYVPHQEINASTDDPLECVLVRSDNEAVVVNLNIDAVEAPETVFWVDPIHKHPHDH; this is encoded by the coding sequence ATGAGCCAGGATCACGAACACCCGCACTACAAGGATGAGCAGGCGCCGGCGCCGATCGACTGGCGCGAGCACGGCGTGAAGGTCATCAAGGGCGACCAGCTCGACAGCAATACCGCGCAAACGCCGGGCATGAATCGCGCGGCGGCGATCAACGCGGCGCGCGTCGGCGCGCAGAAACTCTGGGCCGGCACCGTGACGATCCATCCGAATGCGAAAACCGGCGCACACCATCACGGCGCGCTCGAAAGCGTGATCTACGTGGTGCGCGGTCAGGCACGCATGCGCTGGGGCGAGCATCTCGAGTTCACGGCCGAAGCCGGCCCGGGCGACTTCATCTTCGTGCCGCCCTATGTCCCGCATCAGGAAATCAACGCGAGCACTGACGATCCACTCGAATGCGTGCTGGTGCGCAGCGACAACGAAGCGGTGGTGGTGAATCTGAACATCGACGCGGTGGAAGCGCCTGAAACGGTCTTCTGGGTCGATCCGATTCACAAGCATCCGCACGATCACTAA
- a CDS encoding HoxN/HupN/NixA family nickel/cobalt transporter has product MTPTASLRPRLITLYAVLIAANLGAWAWALIAFRHYPLLLGTALLAYGFGLRHAVDADHIAAIDAVTRKLMQAGKRPLGVGLAFSLGHSTIVIVATIGIAWTAHSLHGRFDTFKAVGGTIGTVVSAVFLLVLACVNLVILRDVWRRYRHVQRGGELAAEATASIAPAGLLSRALRPMFRLVTKSWHMYPVGVLFGLGFDTATEIGLLAIAASEAGKGLPLYSILVFPALFTAGMTLVDSTDNVLMVHAYGWAMDDPKRKLYYNASITFVSAVVAIVIGGVEALGLLSDKLGLSGGAWEAVAALNERFGVLGYGIVATFMACWIGSVLFHRWRRPNTAAR; this is encoded by the coding sequence ATGACGCCGACCGCTTCGCTGCGCCCTCGCCTCATCACGCTCTATGCCGTCCTGATTGCCGCCAATCTCGGCGCGTGGGCCTGGGCGCTGATCGCGTTTCGTCACTACCCGCTGCTGCTCGGCACCGCGCTGCTCGCATACGGCTTCGGTTTGCGCCACGCCGTGGATGCCGACCACATCGCCGCGATCGACGCCGTCACGCGCAAGCTGATGCAGGCGGGCAAGCGTCCGCTCGGCGTGGGCCTCGCGTTTTCGCTCGGCCATTCGACGATCGTGATCGTGGCGACGATCGGCATCGCGTGGACCGCGCATTCGCTGCACGGCCGCTTTGACACCTTCAAAGCGGTGGGCGGCACGATCGGCACGGTCGTGTCGGCCGTGTTTCTGCTGGTGCTGGCGTGCGTGAACCTCGTGATTCTGCGCGACGTGTGGCGCCGCTATCGCCACGTCCAACGCGGCGGTGAACTCGCTGCTGAAGCGACGGCGAGCATCGCGCCCGCCGGCCTCCTGTCTCGCGCATTGCGGCCGATGTTCCGGCTCGTGACGAAAAGCTGGCACATGTACCCGGTCGGCGTGCTGTTCGGCCTCGGCTTCGACACCGCGACCGAGATCGGCCTGCTGGCGATTGCGGCGTCCGAAGCCGGCAAAGGTCTGCCGCTGTATTCGATTCTCGTGTTCCCGGCGCTCTTCACCGCGGGCATGACGCTGGTCGATTCAACCGACAACGTGCTGATGGTCCACGCCTACGGCTGGGCCATGGACGATCCGAAGCGCAAGCTCTACTACAACGCGAGCATCACGTTCGTTTCGGCGGTCGTGGCGATCGTCATTGGCGGCGTCGAAGCGTTGGGTCTGCTGTCGGACAAACTCGGTTTGAGCGGCGGCGCATGGGAGGCGGTGGCAGCCCTCAACGAACGCTTCGGCGTACTGGGTTATGGCATCGTCGCGACCTTCATGGCGTGCTGGATCGGCTCGGTGCTGTTCCACCGCTGGCGCCGCCCGAACACGGCCGCGCGGTAA
- a CDS encoding ABC transporter substrate-binding protein, producing MKTPADRFLELDLARRTADAYGNHAIDEFIAGRVTRRDLLRYASVIGLSLAGGGVLNAPRARAQGTPSPSSQTIRVAHLTPAGAVDPLTVNDAASLALLNQTGEFLIDDDSEKLALKPALALSWKPNDKGDVWTFTLRPSVKFHDGQLFTAKDVVATFDRLADPASGSAALSVLKGVLSKGGAKVVDEHTVAFHLDAPNGNFPYYVSSDNFNAVILPANYAGGYEKSFIGTGPFKLEKYQAKVGASFVRNPDYWGDKALPQRVQFSFYADEQAQMLALQGHQADVMGTFTVQGGAGILNNPDYKAIGVKSSAHRQIHMRNDNPLFKDKRVRQALALSLDREVLVRGLFKGRAQLGNDSPFAPVFPSSDAGVAQRRIDIAKAKQLLAQAGVPNGFDVTLTTEKYMEIPDLAVVVQNAAKAIGVRIDLKVESQSLYYGAGTPGKSDWLDSPLGITDYGHRGVPNVFLNAPLTSTGTWNAAHFKNPQYDQLVAQFVAAVDLGTQKKISGQIQTLLLDETPVIIPFFYDQLIAMRKGVNGVRFTALAQLYFDRAVLSA from the coding sequence ATGAAGACTCCCGCGGACCGATTTCTCGAACTCGACCTAGCCCGCCGCACCGCCGACGCCTACGGCAACCACGCCATCGACGAATTCATCGCCGGCCGCGTCACGCGCCGCGATCTGCTGCGCTACGCGAGCGTGATCGGTTTGTCGCTGGCTGGCGGCGGCGTGCTGAATGCGCCGCGAGCCCGCGCGCAAGGCACGCCGAGTCCGTCCAGCCAGACGATCCGCGTGGCCCATCTGACGCCGGCCGGCGCGGTCGATCCACTCACGGTGAACGACGCCGCGAGTCTCGCGCTGCTGAACCAGACCGGCGAATTCCTGATCGACGACGACAGCGAAAAACTCGCGCTGAAGCCGGCGCTTGCCTTGTCGTGGAAGCCGAACGACAAGGGTGACGTCTGGACTTTCACGCTGCGCCCGAGCGTCAAATTCCACGACGGCCAGCTATTCACCGCCAAGGACGTCGTCGCCACCTTCGATCGCCTCGCCGATCCGGCGAGCGGCTCGGCGGCGCTCTCGGTGCTCAAGGGCGTGCTCTCCAAAGGCGGTGCGAAGGTGGTCGACGAACACACGGTCGCCTTCCATCTCGACGCACCGAACGGCAACTTCCCGTACTACGTTTCCTCGGACAATTTCAACGCCGTGATCCTGCCCGCGAACTATGCAGGTGGTTATGAAAAGAGCTTTATCGGCACCGGTCCGTTCAAGCTCGAGAAGTATCAGGCGAAGGTCGGCGCTTCGTTCGTGCGCAATCCGGATTACTGGGGCGATAAAGCGTTACCGCAACGCGTACAGTTCTCGTTCTACGCGGACGAACAGGCGCAAATGCTCGCTTTGCAAGGCCATCAGGCCGACGTGATGGGCACCTTCACCGTGCAGGGCGGCGCGGGCATTCTGAACAATCCGGATTACAAGGCAATCGGCGTGAAGTCGAGCGCGCATCGCCAGATTCATATGCGCAACGACAACCCGTTGTTCAAGGACAAGCGCGTGCGTCAGGCGCTGGCGTTGTCGCTCGATCGCGAGGTGCTGGTGCGGGGTCTGTTCAAGGGCCGTGCGCAGCTAGGCAACGACAGCCCGTTCGCACCGGTGTTTCCGTCTTCCGATGCAGGCGTCGCGCAACGCAGGATCGACATCGCGAAAGCGAAGCAACTGCTTGCACAAGCGGGCGTGCCGAACGGCTTCGACGTCACGCTGACCACCGAAAAGTACATGGAGATTCCCGACCTCGCCGTGGTCGTGCAGAACGCGGCGAAGGCGATCGGCGTGCGCATCGATCTGAAGGTGGAGAGCCAGTCGCTGTACTACGGCGCGGGCACGCCGGGCAAATCGGATTGGCTCGACTCGCCGCTCGGCATCACCGATTACGGTCATCGCGGCGTGCCGAACGTGTTTCTGAACGCACCGCTCACCAGCACCGGCACGTGGAACGCCGCGCACTTCAAGAACCCGCAATACGATCAACTGGTCGCGCAGTTCGTCGCGGCGGTCGATCTGGGCACGCAGAAAAAGATCTCCGGACAGATCCAGACGCTGCTGCTCGACGAAACGCCCGTGATCATCCCGTTCTTTTACGATCAACTGATCGCCATGCGCAAGGGTGTGAACGGCGTGCGCTTCACCGCGCTCGCGCAACTGTATTTCGACCGCGCGGTGCTGAGCGCGTGA
- a CDS encoding ABC transporter permease: protein MSTTVTPSASPISSGNAGRVVRFLATRAGLSLITLWLLSVIVFAGGQLLPGDIGRAVLGPLADARAVAALNHQLGADRPLLTQYVEWISHFVRGDMGLSYAYREPVGPFIADALAHSAKLGLLAFVVVVPLGIAGGVWSAMHAGRWLDRTISIAGLSATVVPEFVSSIVLILVFGIWLRWLPIEASYPPEASAPEQLRYLILPVLPLVLVFFGYIARMARAGTVEALDADYTRTAILKGLPRRTVIWRHVLRNALLPTITVAATQLGYMIGGLVVVETLFHYQGIGSLIYNAAKAKDFPMLEAGVLTIGVVYTVANLVADALHVLLNPRLRVRSAE from the coding sequence ATGTCGACCACGGTGACCCCTTCCGCGTCCCCGATCTCGAGCGGCAATGCGGGCCGTGTCGTGCGGTTTCTGGCGACGCGGGCCGGTTTGTCGTTGATCACGCTGTGGCTGTTGTCGGTGATCGTGTTCGCCGGCGGCCAGTTGCTGCCTGGCGACATCGGCCGCGCGGTGCTGGGACCGCTCGCCGATGCACGCGCGGTCGCCGCGCTCAATCATCAGCTCGGCGCGGATCGTCCGCTCCTGACGCAATACGTCGAGTGGATTTCGCATTTCGTGCGCGGCGATATGGGGCTCTCCTACGCGTACCGTGAACCGGTCGGGCCGTTTATCGCCGACGCCCTGGCGCATTCGGCCAAGCTCGGTTTGCTGGCGTTTGTCGTCGTCGTGCCGCTCGGCATTGCGGGCGGCGTGTGGTCTGCCATGCACGCGGGGCGCTGGCTCGATCGCACCATCAGCATCGCAGGTTTGTCGGCGACGGTGGTGCCGGAGTTCGTCTCCTCGATCGTGCTGATTCTGGTGTTCGGCATATGGCTGCGTTGGCTGCCAATCGAGGCGTCGTATCCGCCCGAAGCGAGCGCGCCAGAACAATTGCGGTATCTGATTCTGCCGGTGCTGCCGCTGGTGCTGGTGTTCTTCGGCTACATCGCGCGGATGGCGCGCGCGGGCACCGTCGAAGCGCTCGATGCGGACTACACCCGCACCGCGATCCTCAAGGGTTTGCCACGCCGCACCGTGATCTGGCGGCACGTGCTGCGCAATGCGCTGCTGCCGACCATCACCGTCGCCGCTACGCAGCTCGGCTATATGATCGGTGGCCTCGTGGTGGTCGAGACGCTGTTCCACTATCAAGGTATCGGCTCGCTGATCTACAACGCCGCAAAAGCCAAGGATTTTCCGATGCTCGAAGCGGGTGTGCTGACGATCGGCGTGGTCTACACCGTCGCCAATCTCGTCGCCGATGCGCTGCATGTCCTGCTCAATCCGCGACTTCGCGTGAGGAGCGCCGAATGA
- a CDS encoding ABC transporter permease — MSTLVPPAAPPAPRPATEPRFDQLRVLLRSPTFVVGVLIVGWWVVCAIAGQWIVRIDPYASDPLNSLTPPDGTHWFGTDQLGRDVFSRVIVGARDILTIAPLATLFGTLAGTALGLIVGYFEGWVDNVVGRAIDAVLALPLVIVALLALAAVGASNFTVILVIGITFTPITARTVRAAVFAERHLDYVAAAQLRGERAPYIMFAEILPNVLPPIIVEATVRLGYAIFAVATLSFLGFGIQPPSADWGLALSESYTLMAGGAWWTVVFAAGAIASLVVGVNLIADSVQGVLDR; from the coding sequence ATGAGCACCCTTGTTCCGCCAGCCGCGCCGCCCGCGCCACGTCCGGCTACCGAGCCGCGCTTCGACCAGTTGCGCGTGCTGCTGCGCTCGCCCACGTTCGTGGTCGGCGTGTTGATCGTCGGATGGTGGGTCGTCTGTGCGATCGCCGGGCAATGGATCGTGCGGATCGACCCATACGCATCCGACCCGCTCAACTCGCTCACGCCGCCCGATGGCACGCACTGGTTCGGCACCGATCAGCTCGGCCGCGACGTGTTCTCGCGAGTGATCGTCGGCGCGCGGGACATTTTAACCATCGCGCCTTTGGCGACGCTGTTCGGCACGCTCGCGGGCACTGCGTTGGGATTGATCGTCGGCTACTTCGAGGGCTGGGTCGACAACGTGGTGGGCCGCGCGATCGACGCCGTGCTCGCGCTGCCGCTCGTGATCGTTGCGTTGCTCGCGCTGGCCGCGGTCGGCGCATCGAACTTCACCGTGATTCTCGTGATCGGCATCACCTTCACGCCAATCACCGCGCGCACCGTGCGCGCCGCCGTGTTCGCGGAACGGCATCTGGACTACGTCGCCGCGGCGCAACTGCGCGGCGAACGCGCGCCGTACATCATGTTCGCCGAGATTCTGCCCAACGTGCTGCCGCCGATCATCGTCGAGGCGACCGTGCGGCTCGGGTATGCGATTTTCGCGGTCGCAACGCTGTCGTTTCTCGGCTTCGGTATTCAGCCGCCTTCCGCCGACTGGGGCCTCGCGCTGTCCGAGTCATACACGCTGATGGCAGGCGGCGCGTGGTGGACTGTCGTGTTCGCAGCCGGCGCCATCGCCTCGCTCGTGGTCGGCGTGAATCTGATCGCCGATAGCGTGCAAGGAGTGCTCGACCGATGA
- a CDS encoding ABC transporter ATP-binding protein, with the protein MNGPPPASFPAFDVSKSDRTDALTVVGLTVTYRMRGRDREVLQDVSFRVRRGEAYGLVGESGCGKSTVAMAALRYLPRNGKVKAGKIIIAGQDVQKLDADALRTMRANAISMVYQDPGRALNPSLTIARQVTEAFEAAGVSRDEAVQRTVEILQRVRIASPERVMDSYPHQLSGGMQQRVVIAMALASNPALLILDEPTTGLDATVEAEVLDLVAQLREELGTAVLFISHNLAVIGRMCERVGVLYAGKLVEEGATQDVFARPRHPYTVGLLRCLPTAGRSKDTERLDTIAGNLPLPGSVTQGCIYADRCRLADDRCRREAPPPYRLSAAHGDQMSRCHYHERAIELPRTAADALPSHDDTLRDGERPALVLRAEKLSKTFHVSGAPLRAVDNVSIDLASGETLGLVGESGSGKTTLAKLMLGLLTPDAGSVLELDGSPLAARVTRRNDEQVKSLQIVFQNPDSALNRAHSVKRLIGRALSRLTALRGAAIDERLATLTAAVRLPERYLGSRTRQLSGGLKQRVAIARAFAGEPRVVVCDEPTSALDVSVQAAILNLLADLQRERGVSYVFISHDLHVVRYLSDRIAVLYLGRLLEIGPAAAVFGGPHHPYTEALLSSVPTLDAHDNTARIRLSGDLPSAASPPSGCVFHTRCPRKLGAICEQQDPPFLEAGSDDRAQPSAHRIRCHIPVDDLRVLQAASRSNAVEASGSTSENAPENAARNE; encoded by the coding sequence ATGAACGGCCCGCCGCCCGCCTCGTTCCCCGCCTTCGACGTGTCGAAGAGCGATCGCACGGATGCGCTGACCGTCGTCGGCCTGACGGTCACGTACCGGATGCGCGGACGCGATCGTGAAGTGCTGCAGGACGTATCGTTTCGCGTGCGGCGCGGCGAAGCGTATGGCCTTGTCGGCGAATCGGGCTGCGGCAAATCGACGGTCGCGATGGCGGCGCTGCGCTATCTGCCGCGCAACGGCAAGGTGAAAGCGGGCAAGATCATCATCGCCGGCCAGGACGTGCAGAAGCTCGACGCCGACGCGTTGCGCACGATGCGCGCGAATGCGATCTCGATGGTCTATCAGGATCCCGGGCGGGCGTTGAATCCGTCGCTGACGATCGCGCGGCAAGTCACGGAAGCCTTTGAAGCTGCCGGCGTCTCGCGTGACGAAGCGGTGCAGCGCACGGTCGAGATACTGCAGCGGGTGCGTATCGCCTCACCCGAGCGCGTGATGGACAGCTATCCTCATCAGTTGTCGGGCGGCATGCAGCAGCGTGTGGTGATCGCCATGGCGCTCGCCTCGAACCCGGCCTTGCTGATTCTCGACGAACCGACCACCGGGCTCGACGCCACCGTCGAAGCCGAGGTGCTCGACCTCGTGGCGCAACTGCGCGAAGAGCTCGGCACGGCGGTGCTGTTCATCAGCCACAACCTCGCGGTGATCGGACGAATGTGCGAGCGCGTCGGCGTGCTTTACGCTGGCAAGCTGGTCGAGGAAGGCGCCACGCAGGACGTGTTCGCACGGCCGCGTCATCCCTATACGGTTGGACTGCTGCGCTGTCTGCCGACTGCGGGGCGCAGCAAGGACACCGAGCGGCTCGACACCATCGCGGGCAATCTGCCCTTGCCCGGCTCTGTCACGCAAGGCTGCATTTACGCGGACCGCTGCCGCCTCGCCGACGACCGCTGCCGCCGCGAAGCACCGCCGCCGTATCGCTTGAGCGCGGCGCACGGCGATCAGATGTCGCGCTGCCATTATCACGAGCGCGCAATCGAACTGCCGCGTACGGCTGCGGATGCGCTGCCTTCGCATGACGATACGTTGCGTGATGGCGAGCGCCCTGCTCTCGTGCTGCGCGCGGAAAAACTCTCGAAGACATTCCACGTGTCCGGCGCGCCGCTGCGCGCGGTCGACAACGTCTCGATCGATCTCGCCAGCGGCGAAACGCTCGGCCTTGTCGGCGAATCGGGCAGTGGCAAGACGACGCTCGCGAAACTGATGCTTGGCCTGCTGACGCCGGATGCGGGCAGCGTGCTCGAACTCGACGGCTCGCCACTCGCCGCGCGCGTCACGCGACGCAACGACGAGCAGGTCAAGTCGCTGCAGATCGTGTTCCAGAATCCGGACTCGGCGCTCAATCGCGCGCATTCGGTGAAGCGGCTGATCGGCCGTGCGTTGTCGCGCCTCACCGCGCTGCGCGGCGCCGCGATCGACGAACGGCTCGCCACCTTGACGGCGGCCGTGCGTTTGCCTGAACGCTATCTCGGTTCGCGCACGCGTCAGTTGTCCGGTGGCCTCAAACAGCGCGTGGCGATCGCGCGCGCGTTTGCCGGTGAGCCGCGCGTGGTGGTTTGCGACGAACCCACTTCGGCGCTCGACGTCTCCGTGCAGGCCGCGATTCTCAACCTGCTCGCCGATCTGCAACGCGAGCGTGGCGTGAGCTACGTGTTCATCTCGCATGATCTGCACGTGGTGCGCTATCTGTCGGATCGCATTGCCGTGCTATACCTCGGCCGCCTGCTCGAGATCGGACCGGCAGCCGCGGTTTTCGGCGGACCGCACCATCCCTACACCGAAGCGCTTCTGTCTTCGGTGCCGACACTCGACGCCCACGACAACACAGCTCGCATACGCCTGTCCGGTGATCTGCCGAGCGCCGCATCGCCTCCTTCCGGCTGCGTATTCCATACGCGCTGCCCGCGCAAGCTCGGAGCAATCTGCGAGCAGCAAGACCCGCCCTTTCTCGAAGCCGGCAGCGACGACCGTGCCCAGCCGTCCGCGCATCGCATCCGCTGCCATATCCCCGTCGACGATCTGCGTGTGCTGCAGGCCGCCTCGCGCAGCAACGCCGTCGAAGCCTCCGGCAGCACCTCGGAAAACGCACCGGAAAACGCCGCGCGCAACGAATAA